A single window of Arcobacter venerupis DNA harbors:
- the hemL gene encoding glutamate-1-semialdehyde 2,1-aminomutase has translation MFEKSINAYEEAKKVIPGGVDSPVRAFNSVGGTPPFIAKGEGAYLIDIDGNKYLDFVQSWGPLIFGHCDKDIEEAVIKTAKNGLSFGAPTVLETELASEIVEMYDNIDKVRFVSSGTEATMSAIRLARGVTGKSDIIKFEGCYHGHSDSLLVQAGSGMATCGAPSSPGVPADLTKHTLLCEYNNIENLKKCFAESSDIACIIIEPIAGNMGLIPADIEFLEACRKLCDENGTLLIYDEVMSGFRASLTGASGIVRPQADIITFGKVIGAGMPVGAFASNSKIMSQLSPEGKIYQAGTLSGNPVAMAAGLTSLRKLKANPAIYDELTAKSTRLMNGLKEVATKYNIPFQTTVRGSMFGFFFCEKEPKNFKDVNNCDFKRFATFHREMIKRGFYFACSQYELGFISTVITNEDIDACINAANEIMKNL, from the coding sequence CTTTTATTGCAAAAGGAGAGGGTGCTTATTTAATTGATATTGATGGAAATAAATATTTAGATTTTGTACAAAGTTGGGGCCCTCTTATTTTTGGACATTGTGATAAAGATATTGAAGAAGCAGTAATTAAAACAGCAAAAAATGGTTTATCTTTTGGTGCACCAACAGTTTTAGAGACTGAACTAGCAAGTGAAATTGTTGAAATGTACGATAATATTGATAAAGTTAGATTTGTAAGTTCTGGAACAGAAGCTACAATGAGTGCTATTAGACTTGCACGTGGAGTAACAGGAAAAAGTGATATTATAAAGTTTGAAGGTTGTTACCATGGACACTCTGATTCTTTACTTGTACAAGCAGGTTCTGGAATGGCAACTTGTGGAGCTCCAAGTAGTCCAGGTGTGCCAGCTGACTTAACAAAACATACACTTTTATGTGAATATAACAATATTGAAAATCTAAAAAAATGTTTTGCAGAAAGTTCTGATATTGCTTGTATTATTATAGAACCAATAGCTGGGAATATGGGATTAATTCCTGCTGATATTGAATTTTTAGAAGCTTGTAGAAAATTATGTGATGAGAATGGTACTTTATTAATTTATGATGAAGTTATGTCAGGGTTTAGAGCAAGTTTAACAGGGGCTAGCGGAATAGTTAGACCACAAGCTGATATTATTACTTTTGGAAAAGTAATTGGTGCTGGTATGCCAGTTGGTGCTTTTGCCTCAAATAGTAAAATTATGTCACAATTAAGTCCAGAGGGAAAAATCTACCAAGCTGGAACATTAAGTGGAAATCCTGTTGCAATGGCTGCTGGACTTACAAGTTTGAGAAAACTAAAAGCTAATCCTGCTATTTACGATGAATTAACTGCAAAATCAACAAGATTAATGAATGGTTTAAAAGAAGTTGCAACAAAATATAATATTCCTTTTCAAACAACAGTAAGAGGAAGTATGTTTGGGTTTTTCTTTTGTGAAAAAGAACCTAAAAACTTTAAAGATGTTAATAACTGTGATTTTAAAAGATTCGCAACATTTCATAGAGAAATGATAAAAAGAGGTTTTTATTTTGCTTGTAGTCAATATGAGTTAGGATTTATCTCTACAGTTATTACAAATGAAGACATTGACGCTTGCATTAATGCAGCTAACGAAATTATGAAAAATTTATAA
- a CDS encoding pyrimidine/purine nucleoside phosphorylase — protein sequence MPTIKNVELTKKANIYFDGKVTSRGFVDENGVKKSLGIMMPGEYTFGTNEAEHMEIISGKVEILIACGDSNWETINGGEYFEVPANCSFEIKVLEITDYCCTYIA from the coding sequence ATGCCAACTATTAAGAATGTAGAATTAACAAAAAAAGCAAATATCTATTTTGATGGAAAAGTTACAAGTAGAGGTTTTGTTGATGAAAATGGAGTTAAAAAATCTTTAGGTATTATGATGCCAGGTGAATATACTTTTGGTACAAATGAAGCAGAGCATATGGAGATTATTTCAGGAAAAGTTGAGATTTTAATTGCTTGTGGTGATAGTAACTGGGAAACAATAAATGGTGGAGAATATTTTGAAGTACCTGCAAATTGTAGTTTTGAAATAAAAGTTTTAGAAATAACAGATTATTGTTGTACATATATTGCATAA
- a CDS encoding AtpZ/AtpI family protein has product MDNQNNNKPKHQDKVIALDNLSLGISIVAAIIIGFGIGYGLKQLTGYTWTLWLGIAWGIAAAIMNVYRAYKRAQKEFEGMENDPRYAYRAKHGDKSFDKDDDED; this is encoded by the coding sequence ATGGATAATCAAAATAACAATAAACCAAAACACCAAGATAAAGTTATCGCTTTAGATAACTTATCTTTAGGAATTTCAATTGTTGCTGCAATTATAATAGGTTTTGGTATTGGATATGGTTTAAAACAATTAACTGGATATACATGGACCTTATGGCTTGGTATTGCTTGGGGGATTGCAGCTGCTATTATGAATGTATATAGAGCATATAAAAGAGCTCAAAAAGAGTTTGAGGGTATGGAAAATGACCCGAGATATGCTTATAGAGCAAAACATGGAGATAAATCTTTTGATAAAGATGATGATGAAGATTAA